In one Pseudodesulfovibrio tunisiensis genomic region, the following are encoded:
- the pelG gene encoding exopolysaccharide Pel transporter PelG: MAGIGFELRKILDRDSYLSELTAYLYAAMVSSGPWLMSVICLSILGLFRGPGFTVLRHEVFRSTIIYNYCFSLILVGVIQLVLTRYLADRIYEGRERATLSAFSTSLLMVYLTAIPIGIAIYWRFEVGPFYKLCAVLLFLVICSIWLAMIALSAVKDYLHIVYAFATGTACSIAGAMVLYPPFGLTGYLIGYTLGQCVIFFWILARLLSEFPPENVIDMQLVRYMAKYWDLAAIGFGFNLAIWIDKMVFWFAPDSRVIFPWFRTHDFYEGPIFFAYLSIVPTMAIFLMKIETKFYEHYRDYYAKIMAHKSLKLILMEKKGMIEMLRESMREVFIIQGAITLLCLVFAPALVDLAQLMPMQVPLLRVGLIGAFLQVLLSMAVIVLFYFDQRRKVLVVTAVFLLGNGILSWISTLWGFQYYGYGYCYSCLMALITAFYMLQKTVDDLEFITFAEQPIA, encoded by the coding sequence ATGGCAGGCATAGGTTTCGAGCTGCGAAAGATTCTGGACAGGGACTCCTACCTGAGCGAACTGACCGCCTATCTGTATGCGGCCATGGTCTCGTCCGGGCCGTGGCTCATGAGCGTGATCTGCCTGTCCATTCTCGGCCTGTTCCGAGGACCGGGCTTCACCGTGCTGCGCCACGAGGTGTTCCGATCCACCATCATCTACAACTACTGCTTTTCCCTGATCCTTGTCGGCGTGATTCAGCTCGTGCTCACGCGCTATCTGGCGGACCGCATATACGAGGGCAGGGAACGCGCCACCCTGAGCGCGTTCTCCACATCCCTGCTCATGGTCTATCTGACCGCGATTCCCATCGGCATCGCCATCTACTGGCGATTCGAGGTCGGGCCATTCTACAAGCTCTGCGCCGTGCTGCTGTTTCTGGTCATCTGCTCCATCTGGCTGGCCATGATCGCCCTGTCCGCAGTCAAGGATTACCTGCACATCGTGTATGCATTCGCCACAGGCACGGCATGCAGCATTGCCGGAGCCATGGTCCTGTATCCGCCCTTCGGCCTGACCGGCTACCTCATCGGCTACACGCTGGGCCAATGCGTGATCTTCTTCTGGATACTCGCCCGGCTCCTTTCGGAATTTCCGCCGGAAAACGTGATCGACATGCAGCTGGTCCGGTACATGGCCAAATACTGGGACCTTGCCGCCATCGGATTCGGATTCAACCTCGCCATCTGGATCGACAAGATGGTGTTCTGGTTCGCTCCGGACTCCCGCGTGATCTTTCCATGGTTCCGCACCCACGATTTCTACGAGGGGCCGATCTTTTTCGCCTATCTGAGCATCGTGCCCACCATGGCCATATTCCTGATGAAGATCGAAACCAAATTCTACGAGCATTACCGGGACTACTACGCAAAAATCATGGCCCACAAATCCCTGAAACTGATACTCATGGAAAAGAAAGGCATGATCGAAATGCTGCGGGAAAGCATGCGCGAGGTCTTCATCATTCAGGGCGCCATCACCCTGCTCTGCCTGGTGTTCGCCCCGGCGCTGGTGGACCTGGCCCAGCTCATGCCCATGCAGGTTCCCCTGCTCCGCGTCGGCCTGATCGGCGCATTTCTTCAGGTGCTCCTGTCCATGGCCGTGATCGTGCTCTTCTACTTCGACCAGCGGCGCAAGGTGCTCGTGGTCACTGCGGTCTTTCTCCTCGGCAATGGCATTCTCAGCTGGATTTCCACGCTCTGGGGCTTCCAGTACTACGGATACGGCTACTGCTACTCCTGCCTCATGGCCCTGATCACCGCCTTCTACATGCTCCAAAAAACCGTGGACGATCTCGAATTCATCACGTTTGCGGAACAACCCATAGCCTGA
- a CDS encoding NAD-dependent epimerase/dehydratase family protein: MPERTCLVTGCAGFVGSHLAERLLALGHVVVGVDNFFSGRRRNMASFAGNPDFHFHECSITEPDLLPRLRDEHPNLSQVYHLAAIVSVPYSMEHEQETMTVNWEATRTLHDQARELDFGKFVFAGSAAEYGDATALPLKEEHATDETRQLSPYGRAKFLSSRHIAEGGFGASLRCFNIFGPRQDPSSPYSGVVSIFMNRSIAHQPILIYGDGTQTRDFVYVSDVVNAYLLAAGITGEGQLSGIYNVARGEETSIVGIAMQARAIAGSTAPIDFTLPRPGDIHRSLADISRLRAHGYAPQVEINHGLRQTMAELQREAEEK, from the coding sequence ATGCCCGAAAGAACATGCCTTGTTACGGGATGCGCGGGATTCGTGGGTAGTCACCTTGCGGAAAGACTGCTGGCGCTGGGGCACGTCGTTGTGGGCGTGGACAACTTCTTTTCCGGTCGCCGCCGCAACATGGCAAGCTTCGCGGGCAACCCCGACTTTCATTTCCATGAATGCTCGATCACCGAACCCGATCTTCTGCCCCGGCTCAGGGACGAGCATCCCAACCTTTCCCAAGTGTACCATCTGGCCGCCATCGTGAGCGTGCCCTATTCCATGGAGCACGAGCAGGAAACCATGACCGTGAACTGGGAGGCCACGCGCACCCTGCACGATCAGGCGCGGGAACTCGATTTCGGGAAATTCGTTTTTGCAGGTTCGGCAGCGGAATACGGCGATGCCACGGCCCTGCCCCTGAAGGAGGAGCACGCCACGGACGAAACCCGCCAGCTCAGCCCCTACGGCAGGGCAAAATTCCTGTCCTCGCGCCACATTGCCGAGGGCGGGTTCGGCGCGTCCCTGCGCTGCTTCAACATCTTCGGTCCGCGGCAGGACCCGTCCAGTCCCTATTCGGGCGTGGTTTCCATCTTCATGAACCGGAGCATCGCGCACCAGCCGATTCTCATCTACGGAGACGGCACCCAGACCCGGGATTTCGTCTATGTGTCCGATGTGGTGAACGCCTATCTGCTCGCCGCAGGCATCACGGGCGAGGGACAGCTTTCCGGCATCTACAACGTGGCGCGCGGCGAGGAGACATCCATCGTGGGCATTGCCATGCAGGCTCGCGCCATTGCCGGATCAACCGCGCCCATCGACTTCACCCTGCCCCGCCCAGGCGACATCCACCGCTCCCTTGCGGACATATCCCGCCTCCGCGCCCACGGCTATGCCCCGCAGGTGGAAATCAACCACGGCCTCAGGCAGACCATGGCGGAACTGCAAAGGGAAGCGGAGGAAAAATAG
- a CDS encoding RHS repeat domain-containing protein, translating into MNPYSCETCSDRTGRIVGKRETVAGNSVEWAYDYDKAGRLTKARLDGKVVCQCWYDREGRRARDHFPLTVGPNMRDYAYTPDNRLTRAGNNSYTHDRSGFRAIWNSGGRFALYIYAPDYRLLKVELPNDRIVLEFDHDAQGRRSCKRRNGVVVESCSWLDFLRLAGFHDGEFGYRFLYDEGERTPHAMQREDGAEFHLHYDQVGSLRVVANVDGRVIQEILYDPFGGIIKDTNTSLRIPIGFAGGLHDRELGFVRFGWRDYDTFTGRWTAPDPIGNAGGDPDWYGYCLDDPVNGVDPSGLFDAEHDNEDRIGSLKNILKGGAVGAASGGLLGAGIGSVVPGAGTLVGGTVGTVTGFGKGLVDGVLAEGIDKSSLSPSQKDVLHMLNSLVP; encoded by the coding sequence ATGAACCCCTACAGTTGCGAAACGTGTTCGGACCGGACGGGCAGAATTGTCGGGAAGCGGGAAACCGTTGCCGGAAATTCTGTCGAATGGGCATATGATTACGACAAGGCCGGGCGACTGACCAAGGCCCGTCTGGATGGCAAGGTCGTCTGCCAGTGCTGGTATGACCGCGAGGGGCGCCGGGCGCGCGATCATTTCCCTCTGACAGTGGGGCCGAACATGCGGGATTACGCCTACACGCCGGACAATCGGCTGACTCGGGCTGGCAACAACAGCTACACGCATGACCGTTCGGGATTCCGCGCCATCTGGAATTCCGGCGGGCGATTTGCGCTTTATATCTATGCCCCGGACTATCGGCTTCTCAAGGTGGAGTTGCCGAACGACAGGATTGTGCTGGAGTTTGATCATGACGCGCAGGGACGGCGGAGTTGCAAGCGTCGCAACGGCGTTGTGGTCGAGTCCTGTTCATGGCTTGATTTTCTGCGTCTGGCCGGATTCCATGACGGTGAATTCGGCTATCGTTTTCTTTATGATGAAGGCGAACGCACGCCGCATGCCATGCAGCGTGAGGACGGGGCCGAGTTTCATCTCCATTATGATCAGGTCGGCAGTCTGCGGGTTGTTGCCAATGTTGACGGCAGGGTGATACAGGAAATCCTGTACGACCCGTTTGGAGGAATAATCAAGGATACCAACACGTCATTGCGTATCCCCATCGGCTTCGCCGGTGGGCTCCACGATCGGGAGCTTGGCTTTGTCCGCTTCGGCTGGCGCGACTACGATACCTTCACGGGCCGCTGGACCGCGCCCGATCCCATTGGAAACGCGGGTGGCGACCCGGACTGGTACGGGTATTGTCTGGATGACCCGGTAAACGGCGTGGACCCGAGCGGGTTGTTTGATGCGGAGCATGACAATGAAGACCGCATTGGTTCGTTGAAAAATATCTTGAAGGGCGGAGCTGTGGGGGCGGCGAGCGGAGGACTGTTGGGGGCAGGCATTGGCAGTGTAGTACCCGGAGCCGGAACGCTTGTCGGCGGAACTGTTGGTACCGTTACGGGCTTTGGGAAAGGCTTGGTCGATGGTGTGCTGGCTGAAGGTATCGACAAATCAAGTCTGTCGCCTTCACAAAAGGATGTTTTACATATGCTGAATTCTCTGGTGCCATAG
- a CDS encoding VOC family protein: protein MKFVHTNIVARDWKRLADFYQEALGCTPASPERNLQGEWIDAVTGLKGTHIVGMHLRLPGWGDSGPTLEIFQYNQSPERPPVATNNPGFGHIAFLVEDVSKTAATFMAHGGSPVGELISQKYPDGRVLTVQYLADPEGNIVELQSWEDK from the coding sequence ATGAAATTCGTTCACACAAACATCGTGGCCAGAGATTGGAAGCGGCTGGCAGATTTCTATCAGGAAGCTCTGGGCTGCACCCCGGCCTCGCCGGAACGCAATCTCCAAGGAGAATGGATCGACGCCGTAACCGGCTTGAAGGGCACGCACATAGTCGGCATGCACCTGCGCCTGCCGGGCTGGGGCGACAGCGGCCCGACTCTGGAGATATTCCAGTACAACCAAAGCCCGGAACGACCACCCGTCGCCACGAACAATCCCGGCTTCGGGCACATCGCCTTTCTGGTGGAAGACGTCAGCAAGACCGCCGCAACCTTCATGGCCCACGGCGGCTCCCCCGTGGGCGAGCTCATCTCGCAGAAATACCCGGACGGTCGCGTCCTCACAGTCCAATATCTCGCCGACCCCGAAGGAAACATCGTGGAACTGCAAAGTTGGGAGGACAAGTAG
- a CDS encoding choloylglycine hydrolase family protein, protein MFMNTMKLWAAVCLVLTWAAVLMPVNASACTSIVLKAEDGAEVYGRTMEWGTFDLKSRLVIVPRGCEFTGHTPDGKPGLRWKAKYGVVGLDALEKDFLSDGMNEKGLVLGELYLPGFAEFQAYDPARADVSMGALDLPNYVLTMFASVDEVREGLEKIRVVPIPEPALGGPPPVHFTIVDKSGKAIVVQYLEGELTVFDNHLRVLTNSPSFDWHMTNLRNYINLSAVALPTKKIEDLDFSPVGGGSGLLGIPGDYTPPSRFVRAVAYSQTARKTKDGDETVYEVFRVLDNFNLPVGSAEGANADPNLLKGMRSATLWTTAADTRNLKLYYHTQHNRKVRMVDLKKVDFAPTGKGFQRFPLDREKAQDIEDVTPR, encoded by the coding sequence ATGTTCATGAACACTATGAAGCTTTGGGCGGCCGTTTGCCTTGTGCTGACATGGGCCGCTGTCCTGATGCCGGTCAACGCATCGGCATGCACGAGCATTGTGCTGAAGGCTGAAGACGGGGCGGAGGTGTATGGCAGAACCATGGAGTGGGGGACATTCGACCTGAAATCCCGTCTGGTCATTGTTCCGCGCGGATGCGAGTTCACCGGGCATACCCCGGATGGGAAGCCCGGACTGCGGTGGAAGGCAAAGTATGGTGTCGTCGGATTGGACGCGCTTGAAAAGGATTTCCTTTCCGACGGAATGAACGAGAAAGGTCTGGTGCTTGGCGAGTTGTACCTGCCGGGTTTTGCCGAGTTTCAAGCCTATGACCCGGCTCGGGCTGACGTTTCCATGGGGGCTCTGGATTTGCCCAATTATGTGCTGACCATGTTCGCCTCGGTCGATGAAGTGCGTGAAGGGCTTGAGAAAATTCGGGTTGTGCCCATTCCCGAGCCTGCACTCGGCGGACCGCCTCCGGTACATTTCACCATCGTCGACAAGAGCGGAAAGGCCATCGTCGTCCAGTATCTTGAAGGTGAGTTGACTGTTTTCGACAACCATTTGCGGGTGTTGACCAATTCACCATCCTTCGACTGGCATATGACCAATCTTCGCAATTACATCAATCTGTCCGCAGTGGCCTTGCCCACCAAAAAGATCGAGGACCTTGATTTCTCTCCTGTCGGCGGAGGAAGCGGTTTGCTGGGAATTCCGGGTGACTATACCCCCCCTTCCCGATTCGTTCGGGCTGTGGCCTATTCGCAGACCGCGAGAAAAACGAAGGATGGCGACGAGACCGTGTATGAGGTCTTCCGCGTTCTCGACAATTTCAACCTGCCGGTGGGGTCTGCCGAAGGTGCGAATGCCGACCCGAATCTGCTGAAGGGGATGCGGAGTGCGACCTTGTGGACAACGGCGGCGGACACGAGAAATCTCAAACTCTACTATCATACGCAGCATAACCGCAAAGTGCGCATGGTCGATCTGAAGAAGGTCGATTTTGCGCCAACCGGAAAGGGATTTCAGCGCTTTCCGTTGGATCGGGAAAAGGCTCAGGATATTGAGGACGTCACTCCCCGCTAG
- a CDS encoding DUF721 domain-containing protein, translating to MARYRRSFDRPGRVGRPVRVGRAVSGFLARKDTSGGMRLVRLWRAWDEIMGEMAAMARPLGHRGRKLILAAEDPMVMQEAQFLGPMILHRINEFLGQEVFDKVVFELLNGRIPLDEQKSPKPVTGSPKPQKPKNLGKISDKLDPDSPVGKCYRAYQRVFSDE from the coding sequence ATGGCGCGATACAGACGTTCCTTTGATCGACCCGGAAGGGTGGGGCGGCCCGTCAGGGTTGGCCGAGCCGTGTCCGGTTTTCTTGCCCGAAAGGATACTTCCGGAGGCATGCGGCTTGTGCGGCTGTGGCGCGCCTGGGACGAGATCATGGGGGAAATGGCCGCCATGGCCCGACCTCTCGGGCATCGGGGCAGGAAGCTCATTCTTGCTGCGGAGGACCCCATGGTCATGCAGGAAGCACAGTTTCTTGGCCCCATGATCCTGCACCGGATCAATGAATTTTTGGGGCAGGAAGTCTTTGACAAAGTGGTATTCGAGCTGCTAAACGGCAGAATTCCTTTGGACGAGCAAAAATCGCCGAAGCCGGTGACTGGCTCTCCAAAACCACAAAAGCCTAAAAATTTGGGCAAGATAAGCGACAAGCTGGACCCCGACTCGCCAGTGGGAAAATGCTACAGGGCGTACCAGCGGGTCTTCAGTGATGAATAA
- the ahcY gene encoding adenosylhomocysteinase: MSKEVKPVDPGLEYKVADISLAEWGHMEMQLSEREMPGLMALIEKYGEEKPLKGMRITGSLHMTIQTAMLIKCLYELGADIRWASCNIFSTQDHAAAAIAESGMAKVFAWKGETLEDYWWCTEQALTWPDGSGPHMIVDDGGDATLLVHQGVKVEKDPSLADKTFDVPEFQIIMHRLAASVKANPSKWTGIAKSIRGVSEETTTGVHRLYEMQRSGELLFAAINVNDSVTKSKFDNLYGCRESLADGIKRATDVMVAGKVVVVIGYGDVGKGCAQSMRGLGARVIVTEIDPICALQAAMEGYEVTTMEDACPRGDIFVTCTGNYHVITGQHMEVMKNEAIVCNIGHFDSEIEMSYLDNNPKCIRKEVKPQVDKWTLESGRSIIVLAEGRLVNLGCATGHPSFVMSNSFTNQVLAQLDLAKNDYEPKVMILPKKLDEEVARLHLERLGVKIDTLTKEQADYIGVDVKGPFKADHYRY, from the coding sequence ATGTCCAAAGAAGTCAAACCCGTTGATCCGGGCCTGGAATACAAGGTCGCGGACATCTCTCTGGCCGAATGGGGCCACATGGAGATGCAGCTTTCCGAACGCGAAATGCCCGGCCTCATGGCCCTGATCGAGAAGTACGGCGAGGAAAAGCCGCTCAAGGGCATGCGCATCACCGGTTCCCTGCACATGACCATCCAGACCGCCATGCTGATCAAGTGCCTGTACGAACTGGGCGCGGACATCCGCTGGGCGTCCTGCAACATTTTTTCCACTCAGGATCACGCCGCGGCCGCCATTGCCGAATCCGGCATGGCCAAGGTGTTTGCCTGGAAGGGCGAGACCCTGGAAGACTACTGGTGGTGCACGGAACAGGCCCTGACCTGGCCCGACGGCTCCGGCCCGCACATGATCGTTGACGATGGCGGCGACGCCACCCTGCTCGTGCATCAGGGCGTGAAGGTGGAAAAGGACCCGTCCCTTGCCGACAAGACCTTCGACGTGCCCGAGTTCCAGATCATCATGCACCGCCTTGCCGCCAGCGTGAAGGCCAATCCCTCCAAGTGGACCGGGATCGCCAAGTCCATCCGCGGCGTTTCCGAGGAAACCACCACCGGCGTGCATCGCCTCTACGAGATGCAGCGCTCCGGCGAACTGCTCTTCGCGGCCATCAACGTCAACGACTCGGTGACCAAGTCCAAGTTCGACAACCTCTACGGCTGCCGCGAGTCCCTGGCCGACGGCATCAAGCGCGCCACCGACGTCATGGTCGCGGGCAAGGTCGTGGTGGTCATCGGCTACGGCGATGTGGGCAAGGGCTGCGCCCAGTCCATGCGCGGCCTCGGCGCCCGCGTGATCGTGACCGAAATCGACCCCATCTGCGCGCTTCAGGCCGCCATGGAAGGCTATGAGGTCACCACCATGGAAGACGCCTGCCCGCGCGGCGACATCTTCGTCACCTGCACCGGCAACTATCACGTCATCACCGGTCAGCACATGGAAGTCATGAAGAACGAGGCCATTGTCTGCAACATCGGCCACTTCGATTCCGAAATCGAAATGTCCTATCTGGACAACAATCCCAAGTGCATCCGCAAGGAAGTCAAGCCGCAGGTGGACAAGTGGACCCTGGAATCCGGCCGTTCCATCATCGTGCTGGCTGAAGGCCGTCTCGTGAATCTGGGCTGCGCCACCGGCCACCCCAGCTTCGTGATGTCCAACTCCTTCACCAATCAGGTGCTCGCCCAGCTCGATCTCGCCAAGAACGACTACGAGCCCAAGGTCATGATCCTGCCCAAGAAGCTGGACGAAGAGGTCGCCCGACTGCACCTCGAACGCCTCGGCGTCAAAATCGACACCCTGACCAAAGAACAGGCCGACTACATCGGCGTGGACGTGAAAGGCCCGTTCAAGGCCGATCACTACCGCTACTAG
- a CDS encoding NADase-type glycan-binding domain-containing protein: MNTCNASVRDIPAAFLAIILILSWALPASALDVTIKVSDYKVDLLNTYSADKLMDNDTSTAWAGGGLGVGPGKWIELIFPAPVRVAEIGIFNGHEGPGRFEEFRRIKAGRIRYPDGTTHPFVLWDKPGEQRITCRAEPVEKLRIEITEVYPDEVILGKIKVAVSELKLYVAANSNAAPIKTVIAPPTEMPDATKSVEPQQTASEPSLPADVIGLLDRFYALRATLNDDLDQLFAPQVYDKYLLNFFYFQEIQRQRGLYDKLRAADVDTGELRFDLVEDQGEVLKIRASGPYYLTIDGKEWTVQEERDIEVKRQDDRWLVLKFEAPEKAQETSLP, from the coding sequence ATGAACACATGCAACGCCTCTGTCCGCGACATTCCGGCCGCATTTCTGGCAATCATCCTGATCCTGTCGTGGGCATTGCCCGCGTCCGCACTGGACGTGACCATCAAGGTCTCCGACTACAAGGTGGACCTGCTGAACACGTATTCCGCGGACAAACTCATGGACAACGACACATCCACGGCATGGGCCGGGGGCGGACTTGGCGTAGGCCCGGGCAAATGGATCGAGCTGATTTTTCCGGCCCCGGTACGCGTGGCGGAAATCGGCATTTTCAACGGCCATGAGGGGCCAGGCAGATTCGAGGAATTCCGGCGCATCAAGGCCGGACGCATCAGGTACCCGGACGGCACCACGCACCCGTTCGTGCTGTGGGACAAACCCGGGGAACAACGCATCACGTGCCGAGCCGAACCAGTGGAGAAGCTGCGCATCGAAATCACGGAAGTCTACCCTGACGAGGTCATTCTGGGCAAAATCAAGGTCGCGGTTTCGGAACTGAAGCTGTATGTGGCTGCCAACAGCAATGCCGCGCCAATAAAAACGGTAATTGCGCCGCCAACCGAAATGCCGGACGCCACGAAATCGGTTGAACCGCAACAGACCGCATCGGAGCCGTCACTGCCTGCGGACGTGATCGGCCTGCTCGACCGCTTCTATGCCTTGCGGGCCACGCTGAACGATGATCTGGACCAGTTGTTTGCCCCGCAAGTCTACGACAAGTACCTGCTCAATTTCTTCTATTTTCAGGAAATACAGAGACAGCGCGGCCTGTACGACAAACTGCGGGCAGCCGACGTCGACACCGGCGAACTCAGATTCGATCTGGTCGAGGATCAGGGAGAAGTCCTGAAAATCCGGGCATCCGGCCCGTATTACCTGACCATCGACGGCAAGGAATGGACCGTGCAGGAAGAACGGGACATCGAAGTGAAAAGGCAGGACGACAGATGGCTGGTCCTGAAATTCGAGGCCCCGGAAAAAGCACAGGAAACTTCGCTTCCGTAG
- the glp gene encoding gephyrin-like molybdotransferase Glp, producing MSHGFFTIISRQEFEQRLAAFPLLSVETVPLAQAAGRVLGVDLIAAHDWPLEDRSCMDGIAVNARDVFGATEGNPGYLECVGALSIDQQPEVPLNPGECVRITTGGLLPPGADGVVMVEHTGEMDGTTIEIRKSVAPGENVMRRGEDAVDGAPVLKSGAMLRPQEIGLAAALGFAFLDVGARPRVGILSTGDELIPLEQTPRPGQVRDVNSHTLAALAVGAGALPKPYGIIRDELESLRSALAKALSENDVVLLSGGSSIGVRDLTVQAIESLPESEILAHGVALSPGKPTILGRVKGKPVIGLPGQVTSALVVMHVLVLPLLRHLQGDVRAFDSSLRPTVSARLARNVASKPGREDYIRIRLEKQTDGSLLAHPVLGKSGLLRTMIQAHGLAVIPAEAEGLYRDATVSVWLL from the coding sequence ATGTCGCATGGCTTTTTCACCATCATCAGTCGTCAGGAGTTCGAGCAGCGGCTTGCCGCGTTCCCTTTGCTTTCCGTGGAAACCGTTCCCTTGGCGCAGGCTGCCGGGCGAGTGCTCGGAGTGGACCTGATTGCCGCTCATGACTGGCCTCTCGAGGATCGCTCCTGCATGGACGGGATTGCCGTGAATGCGCGCGACGTGTTCGGGGCGACCGAAGGCAATCCGGGCTATCTGGAATGCGTGGGCGCGCTTTCCATCGATCAGCAGCCCGAAGTCCCCCTGAATCCGGGCGAATGCGTCAGGATCACCACGGGCGGGCTCCTGCCGCCGGGCGCGGATGGTGTGGTCATGGTGGAACATACCGGAGAGATGGACGGGACAACCATCGAGATTCGCAAGAGTGTGGCACCGGGGGAGAACGTGATGCGCCGAGGTGAAGACGCGGTTGACGGTGCTCCTGTCCTGAAGTCGGGAGCCATGCTTCGGCCTCAGGAAATCGGGCTTGCCGCTGCCTTGGGATTCGCTTTTCTGGACGTGGGAGCGCGGCCTCGGGTCGGCATTCTGTCCACGGGCGACGAGCTCATTCCTCTGGAACAGACCCCGCGGCCCGGACAGGTGCGGGATGTGAACTCCCATACCCTTGCCGCGCTTGCCGTCGGGGCTGGTGCGCTGCCGAAACCCTACGGCATCATTCGTGACGAGCTGGAAAGTCTGCGGTCCGCATTGGCGAAGGCGCTTTCGGAAAATGACGTGGTTCTGCTTTCGGGCGGCAGTTCCATTGGTGTGCGCGACCTGACGGTGCAGGCCATCGAGTCCCTGCCCGAGTCCGAAATTCTGGCGCACGGCGTGGCGCTTTCACCGGGCAAACCCACCATACTCGGGCGTGTAAAGGGCAAGCCCGTGATCGGACTGCCCGGGCAGGTTACGTCCGCGCTCGTGGTGATGCACGTGCTGGTTCTTCCTCTGCTGCGACATTTGCAGGGAGATGTGCGCGCCTTTGATTCGTCGCTGCGGCCAACCGTTTCCGCACGTCTGGCCCGGAACGTCGCCTCCAAGCCCGGGCGTGAGGATTACATTCGCATCCGTCTGGAAAAACAAACGGACGGTTCCCTGCTTGCGCACCCCGTGCTGGGCAAGTCCGGCCTGTTGCGGACCATGATTCAGGCGCACGGTCTGGCCGTGATTCCGGCAGAAGCCGAAGGACTGTATCGGGACGCGACGGTGTCTGTCTGGCTGCTTTGA